The following proteins are encoded in a genomic region of Streptococcus constellatus subsp. constellatus:
- the rpsL gene encoding 30S ribosomal protein S12, which translates to MPTINQLVRKPRKSKVEKSKSPALNVGYNSLKRVPTRENSPQKRGVATRVGTMTPKKPNSALRKFARVRLSNLIEVTAYIPGIGHNLQEHSVVLLRGGRVKDLPGVRYHIVRGALDTAGVTDRKQGRSKYGTKKPKA; encoded by the coding sequence ATGCCTACAATTAACCAATTGGTTCGCAAACCGCGTAAATCAAAAGTAGAAAAATCTAAATCACCAGCTTTAAACGTTGGTTATAATAGTCTGAAACGTGTGCCTACTCGTGAAAACTCACCACAAAAACGTGGTGTTGCAACTCGTGTTGGTACTATGACACCTAAAAAACCTAACTCAGCTCTTCGTAAATTTGCTCGTGTACGTTTGAGCAACTTGATCGAAGTGACTGCTTATATCCCAGGTATCGGACATAACTTGCAAGAACACAGTGTTGTGCTTCTTCGTGGTGGACGTGTAAAAGACCTTCCAGGGGTACGTTATCACATCGTTCGTGGTGCACTTGATACAGCAGGTGTAACTGATCGTAAGCAAGGCCGTTCTAAATACGGTACCAAAAAACCAAAAGCATAA
- the rpsG gene encoding 30S ribosomal protein S7: protein MSRKNRAPKREVLPDPLYNSKLVTRLINRVMLDGKRGTAASIVYGAFEQIKEATGNDALEVFETAMENIMPVLEVRARRVGGSNYQVPVEVRPERRTTLGLRWLVTISRSRGEHTMQDRLAKEIMDAANNTGAAVKKREDTHRMAEANRAFAHFRW, encoded by the coding sequence ATGAGTCGTAAAAACCGTGCGCCTAAGCGCGAAGTATTGCCAGATCCGCTCTACAATTCAAAATTAGTGACACGTCTTATCAACCGCGTTATGCTTGATGGGAAACGTGGTACAGCCGCTTCAATTGTATATGGCGCTTTTGAGCAAATCAAAGAAGCTACTGGAAACGATGCACTTGAAGTATTTGAAACAGCTATGGAAAACATCATGCCTGTACTTGAAGTACGTGCTCGCCGTGTTGGTGGGTCTAACTATCAAGTCCCAGTTGAAGTTCGTCCAGAACGTCGTACAACTCTTGGGCTTCGTTGGTTGGTAACTATTTCACGTTCACGTGGAGAACACACTATGCAAGATCGTCTTGCGAAAGAAATTATGGATGCGGCAAACAATACTGGTGCAGCTGTTAAAAAACGTGAAGATACTCACCGTATGGCTGAAGCTAACCGTGCTTTTGCTCACTTCCGTTGGTAA
- the fusA gene encoding elongation factor G, giving the protein MAREFSLEKTRNIGIMAHVDAGKTTTTERILYYTGKIHKIGETHEGASQMDWMEQEQERGITITSAATTAQWKDYRVNIIDTPGHVDFTIEVQRSLRVLDGAVTVLDSQSGVEPQTETVWRQATEYGVPRIVFANKMDKIGADFLYSVSTLHDRLQANAHPIQLPIGAEDDFRGIIDLVRMKAEIYTNDLGTDILEEDIPADYLEQAQEWREKLVEAVAETDEDLMMKYLEGEEITEAELKAAIRKATINVEFFPVLAGSAFKNKGVQMMLDAVIDYLPSPLDIPAIKGVNPDTDEEETRPASDEEPFAALAFKIMTDPFVGRLTFFRVYSGVLNSGSYVLNTSKGKRERIGRILQMHANHRNEIETVYAGDIAAAVGLKDTTTGDSLTDEKAKIILESIEVPEPVIQLMVEPKSKADQDKMGIALQKLAEEDPTFRVETNVETGETVISGMGELHLDVLVDRMRREFKVEANVGAPQVSYRETFRAQTSARGFFKRQSGGKGQFGDVWIEFTPNEEGKGFEFENAIVGGVVPREFIPAVEKGLVESMANGVLAGYPIVDVKAKLYDGSYHDVDSSETAFKVAASLALKEAAKTAQPTILEPMMLVTITVPEENLGDVMGHVTARRGRVDGMEAHGNSQIVRAYVPLAEMFGYATVLRSASQGRGTFMMVFDHYEDVPKSVQEEIIKKNKGEA; this is encoded by the coding sequence ATGGCTCGCGAATTTTCACTTGAAAAAACTCGTAACATCGGTATCATGGCTCACGTCGATGCTGGTAAAACAACAACGACTGAACGTATTCTTTACTATACCGGTAAAATCCATAAAATTGGTGAAACACACGAAGGTGCTTCACAAATGGACTGGATGGAACAAGAACAAGAACGTGGTATCACCATCACATCTGCTGCAACAACAGCGCAATGGAAAGATTACCGTGTCAATATTATCGACACACCAGGGCACGTGGACTTCACTATCGAAGTACAACGTTCACTTCGTGTATTGGACGGTGCTGTAACTGTTCTTGATTCACAATCAGGTGTTGAACCTCAAACGGAAACAGTTTGGCGTCAAGCAACTGAATATGGTGTTCCACGTATCGTATTTGCTAACAAAATGGATAAAATTGGTGCTGACTTCCTTTATTCAGTAAGCACTCTTCACGATCGTCTTCAAGCAAATGCTCACCCAATTCAATTACCAATTGGTGCAGAGGACGACTTCCGTGGAATCATTGACTTGGTTCGCATGAAAGCTGAAATCTATACAAATGACCTTGGAACAGATATTCTTGAAGAAGATATTCCAGCAGATTACCTTGAACAAGCTCAAGAATGGCGTGAAAAATTGGTCGAAGCAGTTGCTGAAACTGATGAAGATTTGATGATGAAATACCTTGAAGGTGAAGAAATTACTGAGGCAGAATTGAAAGCTGCAATCCGTAAAGCAACGATCAATGTTGAATTCTTCCCAGTTCTTGCTGGTTCTGCCTTCAAGAACAAAGGTGTTCAAATGATGCTTGATGCAGTTATTGACTACCTTCCGAGCCCACTTGATATTCCAGCTATTAAAGGTGTAAACCCAGATACAGACGAAGAAGAAACTCGTCCAGCTTCTGATGAAGAACCATTTGCAGCACTTGCTTTCAAGATTATGACGGACCCATTTGTAGGTCGTTTGACATTCTTCCGTGTTTACTCAGGTGTCTTGAACAGCGGTTCATACGTATTGAATACTTCTAAAGGTAAACGCGAACGTATCGGACGTATCCTGCAAATGCACGCAAACCACCGTAACGAAATCGAAACTGTTTACGCAGGTGATATCGCTGCAGCTGTTGGTTTGAAAGATACCACGACTGGTGACTCATTGACTGATGAAAAAGCAAAAATTATCCTTGAATCGATCGAAGTCCCAGAGCCAGTTATCCAATTGATGGTGGAACCAAAATCTAAAGCTGACCAAGACAAGATGGGTATTGCTCTTCAAAAATTGGCTGAAGAAGATCCAACATTTCGTGTTGAAACAAACGTTGAAACTGGTGAAACAGTTATCTCTGGTATGGGTGAGCTTCACTTGGATGTCCTCGTAGACCGTATGCGTCGTGAATTCAAAGTGGAAGCAAATGTAGGTGCTCCTCAAGTATCTTACCGTGAAACCTTCCGTGCCCAAACATCAGCGCGTGGATTCTTCAAACGTCAATCAGGTGGTAAAGGTCAATTCGGTGATGTTTGGATTGAATTTACTCCAAATGAAGAAGGAAAAGGCTTCGAGTTTGAAAATGCTATCGTTGGTGGAGTGGTTCCACGTGAGTTTATCCCAGCCGTAGAAAAAGGTTTGGTTGAGTCAATGGCAAACGGTGTACTTGCAGGTTATCCAATCGTTGACGTGAAGGCAAAACTGTATGATGGTTCATACCACGATGTTGACTCATCTGAAACAGCCTTCAAGGTTGCAGCTTCACTTGCGTTGAAAGAAGCTGCTAAGACTGCACAACCAACTATTCTTGAACCAATGATGCTTGTTACCATTACTGTTCCAGAAGAAAACCTTGGTGATGTTATGGGACATGTAACAGCTCGTCGTGGACGTGTTGATGGTATGGAAGCTCATGGTAACAGCCAAATCGTGCGTGCTTATGTACCACTTGCTGAAATGTTCGGTTATGCAACAGTTCTTCGTTCAGCATCTCAAGGACGTGGTACTTTCATGATGGTCTTTGACCACTATGAAGATGTACCGAAGTCAGTACAAGAAGAAATCATTAAGAAAAATAAAGGTGAAGCTTAA
- a CDS encoding ATP-binding cassette domain-containing protein translates to MTGFSINNLTTTIFQQLTFELTTPGLYGMIGPNGIGKSTLFSLINGEIKGFDGEIQSGKVAYIPSLDIFDKHLSAHDYLTLLSSEEQSTFQKNLARMGGANYFKKKIGKYSLGMKELFAFLYALSIQSDILILDELLDGLDERRRFAAYDLLKEYSPEKIILLTSHNLSEVFKVCDTVFLLSQSSLKALDSSDDAAKFLFSP, encoded by the coding sequence ATGACAGGATTCTCTATAAACAATCTAACAACAACTATCTTTCAACAGTTAACGTTTGAACTGACAACTCCAGGGCTTTATGGAATGATCGGACCAAACGGCATTGGCAAAAGCACCCTCTTTAGTCTAATCAACGGAGAAATCAAAGGATTCGATGGAGAAATCCAAAGCGGAAAAGTTGCTTACATTCCAAGCCTAGACATTTTTGACAAGCATCTGTCAGCCCATGACTATCTCACATTATTGTCCTCAGAGGAGCAAAGTACATTTCAGAAAAATTTAGCTAGAATGGGCGGAGCTAATTATTTCAAGAAAAAAATCGGAAAATATTCTCTAGGAATGAAAGAGCTGTTCGCTTTCTTATATGCTCTGTCTATTCAAAGCGATATTCTTATTTTAGATGAGTTGCTGGACGGGCTGGATGAACGAAGACGTTTCGCCGCATACGATTTGCTAAAAGAATACAGCCCTGAAAAGATTATTTTACTGACCTCTCACAATTTATCTGAAGTCTTCAAAGTATGTGATACTGTCTTTCTTTTAAGTCAAAGCTCCTTAAAAGCTCTTGATAGTTCCGATGATGCGGCTAAGTTTCTCTTTTCTCCGTAA
- a CDS encoding ABC transporter permease, whose amino-acid sequence MDFFRFELKRFLKSPKNKICLILLAAIFLGLFIFNQTAINKQSFNSNLAIIREQLQQSKQSVKNLQSQAQLNPADKVISQQLKLEQEREVLLSEELAALKKKDLEKVAQLEYQGLLTLLNSTTDKNSDDYQNLKASIRYREAVKAVGGSPSLSFNSTSEAAFSIGHIMTAWLSSTTIFVLITVLIADSLSSEIESSQIRFYQLLGGRKLKHLLIKLLVPILVTFLFTLLLFAVLYVAKGLLDSFGTWNYPYLYLDRTIVPIWQIVLQTLPLFLVALLFLASLGQLLSLIFKKSLVVIGLIVVFLTGFLTLSQEEWFQPLKKFFPFEYLGYGQLINDIKILPQNAFLIGVVYLLVLSLGFILASHYLYQHYYYRKDGKL is encoded by the coding sequence ATGGATTTTTTTCGCTTTGAACTGAAACGCTTTCTAAAAAGTCCCAAAAATAAAATCTGTCTAATCCTGCTGGCTGCCATCTTTTTGGGGCTATTTATCTTCAACCAAACAGCAATAAACAAGCAGAGCTTCAATAGCAATCTGGCTATTATCAGAGAGCAGCTCCAACAAAGCAAACAATCGGTGAAAAATTTACAAAGTCAGGCTCAGCTAAATCCTGCCGATAAGGTTATCAGTCAACAGCTAAAATTGGAACAAGAAAGAGAAGTTCTTCTATCAGAAGAATTAGCCGCTTTAAAAAAGAAGGATCTAGAAAAAGTTGCTCAACTGGAATATCAGGGCTTGTTAACCCTACTTAACTCCACAACAGACAAAAACTCTGATGACTATCAGAATTTAAAAGCTAGTATCCGTTACCGCGAAGCTGTAAAAGCAGTCGGAGGAAGTCCGAGTCTTTCATTTAATAGCACAAGCGAAGCTGCCTTTAGCATAGGCCACATCATGACAGCCTGGCTGTCCTCTACCACCATCTTTGTTCTCATCACCGTCCTTATAGCCGATTCCCTCAGTAGCGAGATTGAGAGTTCGCAGATTCGTTTTTATCAGCTGCTGGGCGGTCGCAAGCTCAAGCACCTGCTCATCAAACTGCTGGTTCCTATCTTGGTGACCTTTCTGTTCACCCTCCTGCTCTTCGCTGTCCTCTATGTAGCCAAAGGCCTGCTGGACAGTTTCGGCACCTGGAACTATCCTTATCTCTACCTGGACCGGACTATTGTGCCCATCTGGCAGATTGTCCTGCAAACCCTGCCCCTCTTTCTGGTCGCCCTCCTCTTCCTGGCCAGCCTGGGTCAGCTCCTGTCTCTCATTTTCAAGAAAAGCCTGGTTGTCATCGGCCTGATTGTTGTCTTCTTGACTGGTTTTCTCACTTTATCTCAAGAAGAATGGTTCCAGCCTCTCAAGAAATTTTTTCCTTTTGAATATCTTGGCTATGGGCAGCTCATCAATGACATTAAAATTCTCCCTCAGAATGCCTTCCTCATAGGAGTTGTTTATCTGCTCGTTTTGAGTTTGGGATTTATACTAGCTTCCCATTATCTATATCAGCATTACTATTATAGAAAGGATGGGAAATTATGA
- a CDS encoding IS30 family transposase produces MSYLHITIIDRLKIEAYLEAGFNQSYIATKLGFHRSSISREIKRCPNKYSAEEAQRQYEELSRLKGRKTACTSLMKKNIERHLKASWSPEQIHGRYQYENKPIVSFKTIYNWIYNGQLEVSVETLRRKGKIREPHETRGKFIIGKPISKRPKEVKSRQSFGHWELDTMVSSRGKSKGCLATFVERKTRFYLAFKIPDRSARSMFSVIETLQKIFPKNFLKTFTSDRGKEFACYPQVEALGIDFYFADAYSSWQRGSNENSNGLLREYFPKRTNLTDITDESLVNALLAINHRPRKCLGYKTAFEALMDEF; encoded by the coding sequence ATGAGCTACTTACATATTACCATAATTGATCGGCTAAAGATAGAAGCATATCTTGAAGCAGGTTTTAATCAGTCCTATATTGCAACTAAGTTAGGTTTTCACCGTTCATCAATTAGCCGAGAAATCAAACGGTGTCCAAATAAATATTCTGCCGAAGAAGCACAAAGGCAATATGAGGAATTATCTAGACTTAAGGGAAGGAAAACTGCATGTACTTCACTGATGAAGAAAAATATAGAACGTCATTTAAAAGCATCCTGGTCACCCGAGCAGATTCATGGGCGTTATCAGTACGAAAATAAGCCAATCGTATCGTTTAAAACGATTTATAATTGGATATATAATGGCCAACTCGAAGTGAGTGTAGAGACGTTAAGACGAAAAGGTAAAATACGTGAACCCCATGAGACGAGAGGGAAATTCATTATTGGTAAACCTATTTCCAAACGACCTAAAGAAGTGAAGAGTAGGCAAAGTTTCGGTCATTGGGAATTAGATACCATGGTTTCTTCCAGAGGGAAAAGCAAAGGATGCTTGGCTACATTTGTAGAGCGAAAAACACGTTTTTATCTGGCATTTAAAATACCTGACCGATCAGCTAGGTCAATGTTTTCAGTCATAGAAACACTTCAGAAGATTTTTCCTAAGAACTTTTTAAAAACATTTACATCAGACAGAGGAAAAGAATTTGCTTGTTATCCTCAAGTGGAAGCTTTAGGAATAGACTTTTACTTTGCGGACGCTTATTCATCTTGGCAAAGAGGAAGTAATGAAAATTCAAATGGATTGCTTAGAGAATATTTTCCTAAGAGGACTAATCTAACCGACATTACTGATGAATCGTTAGTAAATGCTTTACTTGCTATAAATCACCGTCCAAGAAAATGCTTAGGTTACAAAACAGCATTTGAGGCTCTTATGGATGAATTTTAG
- the gap gene encoding type I glyceraldehyde-3-phosphate dehydrogenase, with amino-acid sequence MVVKVGINGFGRIGRLAFRRIQNVEGVEVTRINDLTDPVMLAHLLKYDTTQGRFDGTVEVKEGGFEVNGKFVKVSAERDPEQIDWATDGVEIVLEATGFFAKKDAAEKHLKGGAKKVVITAPGGSDVKTIVFNTNHDVLDGTETVISGASCTTNCLAPMAKALQDNFGIVEGLMTTIHAYTGDQMILDGPHRKGDLRRARAGAANIVPNSTGAAKAIGLVIPELNGKLDGSAQRVPTPTGSVTELVAVLEKNVTVDEVNAAMKAAANESYGYTEDPIVSSDIVGMSFGSLFDATQTKVLDVDGKQLVKVVSWYDNEMSYTAQLVRTLEYFAKIAK; translated from the coding sequence ATGGTAGTTAAAGTTGGTATTAACGGTTTCGGTCGTATTGGTCGTCTTGCATTCCGTCGTATCCAAAACGTAGAAGGTGTTGAAGTTACTCGTATCAACGACCTTACAGATCCAGTAATGCTTGCACACTTGTTGAAATATGACACAACTCAAGGTCGTTTCGACGGTACTGTGGAAGTTAAAGAAGGTGGATTCGAAGTTAACGGTAAATTCGTTAAGGTTTCTGCTGAACGTGACCCAGAACAAATCGATTGGGCTACTGATGGTGTAGAAATCGTTTTGGAAGCAACTGGTTTCTTTGCTAAGAAAGATGCTGCTGAAAAACACCTTAAAGGTGGTGCTAAGAAAGTTGTTATCACTGCTCCTGGTGGAAGTGACGTTAAAACAATTGTATTTAACACTAACCACGATGTTCTTGATGGTACTGAAACAGTTATCTCTGGTGCTTCATGTACTACAAACTGCTTGGCTCCAATGGCTAAAGCACTTCAAGACAACTTCGGTATCGTTGAAGGTTTGATGACTACTATCCACGCTTACACTGGTGACCAAATGATCCTTGACGGTCCACATCGTAAAGGTGATCTTCGCCGTGCTCGTGCTGGTGCTGCAAATATCGTTCCTAACTCAACTGGTGCTGCTAAAGCTATCGGTCTTGTTATTCCAGAATTGAACGGTAAACTTGATGGTTCAGCTCAACGTGTTCCAACTCCAACTGGATCAGTTACTGAATTGGTTGCTGTTCTTGAAAAGAACGTTACTGTTGATGAAGTAAATGCAGCTATGAAAGCAGCAGCTAATGAATCATACGGTTATACTGAAGATCCAATCGTTTCTTCAGATATCGTAGGTATGTCATTCGGTTCGTTGTTTGATGCAACTCAAACTAAAGTTCTTGACGTTGATGGAAAACAATTGGTGAAAGTTGTATCTTGGTATGATAACGAAATGTCATACACTGCACAACTTGTACGTACTCTTGAATACTTTGCAAAAATCGCTAAATAA
- the rnjA gene encoding ribonuclease J1, with amino-acid sequence MSYTLKPEEVGVFAIGGLGEIGKNTYGIEYKDEIIIVDAGIKFPEDDLLGIDYVIPDYSYIVENVDRIKGVLITHGHEDHIGGIPFLLKQANVPIYAGPLALALIRGKLEEHGLLRDAKLYEINQNTELQFKHLKATFFRTTHSIPEPLGIVIHTPQGKVVCTGDFKFDLTPVGEPADLHRMAALGEDGVLVLLSDSTNAEIPTFTNSEKVVGQSIMKIIENIHGRIIFASFASNIFRLQQATDAAVKTGRKIAVFGRSMEKAIANGIELGYIKAPKGTFIEPNEIKDYPAGEILIMCTGSQGEPMAALSRIANGTHRQVQLQPGDTVIFSSSPIPGNTTSVNKLINTISEAGVDVIHGKINNIHTSGHGGQQEQKLMLRLIKPKYFMPVHGEYRMQKVHAGLAMDTGVPKDNIFIMSNGDVLALTANSARIAGSFNAQDIYVDGNRIGEIGAAVLRDRRDLSEDGVVLAVATVDFKSKMILAGPDILSRGFIYMRESGELIRHSQRILFNAIRIALKNKDASIQSVNGAIVNALRPFLYENTEREPIIIPMILTPDEDTL; translated from the coding sequence ATGTCTTATACTTTAAAACCCGAAGAAGTCGGTGTATTTGCCATTGGTGGCTTAGGAGAAATTGGAAAAAATACCTACGGAATTGAATACAAAGATGAAATTATCATCGTTGACGCTGGTATCAAATTTCCTGAAGATGACCTTTTAGGGATTGATTATGTTATTCCTGATTATTCCTATATCGTAGAAAACGTTGACCGTATCAAAGGTGTTCTGATTACTCATGGACATGAAGACCATATCGGTGGGATTCCTTTCCTACTCAAACAAGCCAATGTTCCGATTTATGCAGGACCACTTGCTCTAGCACTTATCCGCGGGAAACTAGAAGAACACGGTCTTTTACGTGATGCTAAGCTCTATGAGATCAATCAAAACACTGAACTTCAATTTAAACATTTAAAAGCAACTTTCTTCCGCACAACCCACTCTATTCCAGAGCCGTTAGGAATTGTCATTCACACACCTCAAGGGAAAGTTGTATGTACAGGTGACTTCAAGTTTGACCTTACACCCGTTGGAGAACCAGCGGATTTGCATCGAATGGCAGCTCTTGGCGAGGATGGGGTTCTAGTTCTTCTTTCTGACTCAACCAATGCAGAAATTCCGACTTTTACAAATTCGGAAAAAGTGGTCGGTCAGTCTATTATGAAAATCATTGAAAACATCCATGGACGGATTATTTTTGCTTCCTTTGCTTCCAATATTTTCCGCCTACAACAGGCTACTGATGCGGCCGTCAAAACAGGACGGAAAATTGCAGTTTTTGGTCGTTCAATGGAGAAAGCCATCGCCAATGGAATTGAACTTGGCTACATCAAGGCGCCTAAAGGTACTTTCATCGAGCCAAATGAGATTAAAGATTATCCTGCTGGCGAAATACTTATCATGTGTACAGGAAGCCAAGGAGAGCCAATGGCGGCTCTTTCACGTATCGCCAATGGAACACATCGTCAAGTACAGCTTCAACCAGGTGATACAGTGATTTTCTCTTCTAGTCCTATCCCAGGAAATACTACTAGTGTCAATAAGCTTATCAACACCATTTCAGAAGCTGGTGTTGATGTTATCCACGGTAAAATCAACAATATTCATACTTCCGGACACGGTGGACAGCAAGAACAAAAACTTATGCTTCGTTTGATAAAACCGAAGTATTTCATGCCAGTCCATGGTGAATACCGTATGCAAAAAGTGCATGCGGGACTTGCAATGGATACTGGAGTGCCTAAAGACAATATCTTTATCATGAGTAATGGAGACGTTTTAGCCTTAACTGCTAATTCTGCTCGCATTGCCGGAAGTTTCAATGCACAAGATATTTATGTCGATGGCAATCGTATCGGAGAAATTGGTGCTGCAGTCCTCCGTGACAGACGTGACCTTTCCGAAGATGGCGTCGTCCTTGCAGTCGCTACCGTTGACTTTAAATCGAAGATGATCTTAGCCGGTCCTGACATTCTCAGTCGCGGTTTCATCTATATGCGGGAATCAGGTGAACTGATCCGTCATAGCCAACGTATTCTTTTCAATGCGATACGTATCGCATTGAAAAATAAAGATGCCAGCATCCAGTCTGTCAATGGAGCTATTGTAAATGCTCTTCGACCATTTTTATATGAAAATACAGAGCGTGAGCCTATCATTATTCCAATGATTTTAACACCAGATGAAGATACTTTATAA
- a CDS encoding DNA-dependent RNA polymerase subunit epsilon: MIYKVFYQETKERNPRRENTQSLYLDIDAKDELEGRIKARKLVEEKTPYNVEFITRLSDKHLEYEKESGNFTITEL, from the coding sequence ATGATTTACAAAGTTTTTTATCAAGAAACAAAAGAGCGCAATCCACGACGCGAAAATACACAGTCGCTTTACTTGGATATTGACGCTAAGGATGAATTAGAAGGACGCATTAAAGCGCGTAAACTCGTTGAAGAAAAAACGCCTTACAATGTCGAATTTATCACACGCTTGTCTGATAAACATTTAGAATATGAAAAAGAATCAGGCAACTTTACAATTACGGAGCTCTAA
- the tsaB gene encoding tRNA (adenosine(37)-N6)-threonylcarbamoyltransferase complex dimerization subunit type 1 TsaB — MKILAFDSSSKALAIAILEDEQLLAEMTINIKKNHSITLMPAIDFLMESLDLKPTDLERIVVAEGPGSYTGLRIAVATAKTLAHTLKIGLVGVSSLRILVPESIDGLVIPLMDARRNNVYAGFYKNGRIVQPEAHLSFEEVLEKAKPDSQVTFVGEVENFTEQIQAVLPNALIKGTLPDTILLAKIGLHLPVCSIHDFVPKYLKRVEAEENWLKNHEETKDSYIKRL, encoded by the coding sequence ATGAAAATTTTAGCTTTTGATAGCTCTAGTAAAGCATTGGCAATTGCGATTTTAGAGGATGAACAGTTGCTTGCTGAGATGACAATAAATATTAAAAAAAATCATAGCATTACATTGATGCCAGCAATTGATTTTCTCATGGAAAGTTTGGATTTAAAACCAACGGACCTAGAACGCATTGTGGTTGCAGAAGGTCCGGGTAGTTATACAGGTTTGCGGATTGCTGTAGCAACAGCTAAAACACTGGCTCATACCCTTAAGATTGGCTTGGTTGGAGTTTCTAGCTTACGGATTCTGGTACCAGAAAGTATTGATGGCTTGGTTATTCCTCTCATGGATGCTAGACGCAATAATGTTTATGCTGGTTTTTATAAAAATGGTAGGATCGTTCAGCCAGAAGCTCATTTATCTTTTGAAGAGGTCTTGGAAAAAGCCAAGCCTGATTCTCAAGTAACCTTTGTAGGAGAAGTTGAAAATTTCACAGAGCAGATTCAAGCTGTTCTGCCAAATGCTCTTATCAAAGGAACTCTGCCAGATACTATACTTCTTGCAAAAATCGGGTTGCACTTGCCAGTTTGCTCTATCCATGACTTCGTTCCTAAGTATCTCAAGAGAGTGGAAGCGGAGGAAAATTGGTTGAAAAACCATGAAGAAACGAAAGATTCTTACATCAAACGCTTATGA
- the rimI gene encoding ribosomal protein S18-alanine N-acetyltransferase: MIEIKKDEKKQTVDLTERIYQVLKDVYAVSPWSMEQIEKDLQHPLSSYILALEGQNLIGFLAFQESDFEAEVLQIAVKKAYQGKKIATALFEHLPINKEIFLEVRESNKPALLFYKKERFEEIARRKAYYHAPVEDAIVMKRENYGR; encoded by the coding sequence ATGATTGAGATTAAAAAAGATGAAAAAAAGCAGACCGTTGATTTGACAGAGCGGATTTATCAGGTATTGAAAGACGTGTATGCAGTCAGTCCGTGGAGTATGGAACAAATAGAGAAAGATTTACAACATCCTTTGTCGAGCTATATTTTAGCTCTAGAGGGTCAAAATTTAATTGGTTTTCTGGCTTTTCAGGAGTCAGATTTTGAAGCGGAAGTTTTGCAAATTGCGGTTAAGAAGGCTTATCAAGGTAAGAAAATTGCGACCGCTTTGTTTGAACATCTGCCAATTAACAAAGAGATTTTCCTTGAAGTGAGGGAGTCCAATAAGCCAGCTCTGCTATTCTACAAAAAAGAAAGATTTGAAGAAATCGCGCGGCGGAAGGCCTATTACCATGCGCCAGTGGAAGACGCGATCGTCATGAAAAGGGAGAACTATGGAAGATAG